The Novosphingobium sp. G106 DNA segment TGACCTGGCTCGGTGGGGATATCGCACGCTCCCGTCCACCTGCGCCCACAGCCAAGCCGCTCATGACACAGCGTTAGCGCGCCATGCTTTCCCAGCTCGAGCGCATTCTTCCCGCGTATCGGATCCACGCCCAGGTTGCGATGGGCGCTCTTCTGAAGGCGCCAGCCATTCCGGGTCGGCGTCCGCTGCCATCCGATCGCAACGCCTTCGCTCAGAAGATCATCGACTTTGTCGTCGAGGATCCTGCCACCGGACAGGTCGTAGCGCTCCTAGAGGTCGATGGCCGAAGTCAAGACCCCGTCAAGGACCGAGCCCGCGATGCCATGACCGCGACGGCAGGCTATCTGACGCTGCGCATTCCCGCCGGCACGCGGCCAACTTTCGACGATGTAGTTCAGATCGCCGGCATTTTGCGCGTCGATCATCCATCAGCGCAGCTTCATAGTAAGGGGATTGCCGGGAGCTAGAGCAAGAGTTCACCCTGCCGCGCCGCGCGAGCAGATTTGGGCGCCTGCCGGCCGAGCAGGCATTTGGCTCGTCCCATGAGCGTATAAACCGCATGGCGCTGTGCACCGCGGTTAAGATGATCGACAGCGAAGCCCTGATAGTGTCGGCGTAGCAGGCCTGCTTTGACCAGCTCGGTTACGGCGCGGCTGAGATTGGTCTTCCCAGAACTGCGGATCCTGTCACGCACTTCCTCTTCTACCATTGCGAGCGCTTCTCCAGGATCGGTGGGTAGTCGGCCCTCGCTTTCAAGCTCGGCCTTTACCCGCACCGCAAGCGCCTTCCGCTTCGTGTCCCGGGCGCCGATTGGCGTCAGCGCATCGCTAAGCCAATCACGCAGGGGAACAAGTGCGCATTCGCTGCGGACATAGGGACCAGCACTACCATTGGCATGCGCGACATCTGCGATCAGGGTGAGCAGCATGAAGGCGTAACGGGGCCGCGTGCTGACCTTGGAAAGCTCGTCGAGCAGCAGCGAAAGATCGCTGTTTTGCCTGGGGGCGGGCTGAATCCTGGTGGCAAACATAACAGGGATAAATTGAGCACAGATCATGAATCGTGTGAATCCCAAATTGTCATGTTTTCCCGCATTTCTGCGCTTTTCTTCGCATTGTCGGGGGTGACACTTTGCCCGAGGTAAAGTGTCGTCAAAGCATCTTTTTTTCAAGGGCAGCGATCACGCCCCTCTCGCCACCTTACCCATTCCGGCAGCGTGAAAGCTGGCGGATTTAAAAAGGGCGTTTTGTATCAGGGGTAAAGTGTCACCGGGACAACTGGAGTCATGATCCGCGCTGATGCTGCTTCGCTTCCCTCAAGCTACTCCAACGATCGATCAGTCCACTTTTATGAGCGCTGGCGTTTGCGCGATCCCGGCGATGCCTCGTC contains these protein-coding regions:
- a CDS encoding DUF2726 domain-containing protein, with the protein product MLSQLERILPAYRIHAQVAMGALLKAPAIPGRRPLPSDRNAFAQKIIDFVVEDPATGQVVALLEVDGRSQDPVKDRARDAMTATAGYLTLRIPAGTRPTFDDVVQIAGILRVDHPSAQLHSKGIAGS